The region AGTTGCCTCTTTTGATGATAATTTAACAGATCTGACTAATAAAATCAAAATATTCACAAAGGAAGATCTTGATCTTACCAAGTCGTACACTCTTTTATTTAATGATTTTGGTACTAGGGCGATTACGGTCGGAAAAGTGGTACGCTCTGATGAATTTGATCAAAAATATTTTTACGATGGATGGCTTGGCAATCAGTATGACAAAAAAGAAACGAAATTCACGCTTTGGGCTCCCACTGCTTCTGAAGCAATGCTTGCCGTTTATCCTGATGCTGCATCTGCGGAAACCAAAGAAATCCCAATGTCTTCAGGCGAAAATGGGACATGGAAAGCAGCTTTAAAAGGAAATCAAGATGGGCTTGTTTATACCTATAAGGTGAAAATCGGCGGTGTATGGACAGAAGCCGTCGACCCCTATGCGAGGGCAGTAACCATAAATGGCGATCGTGGAGTTGTCGTAGATTTATCAAAAACAAACCCAGATCATTGGAACAATCATAAACCTGAATTGATTCATCCTGAGGATGCCATCATTTATGAAGCGCATGTGAGGGACTTATCGATTTCACCAAACAGTGGGATTCAGCATAAGGGGAAATTTTTAGGTGTTGCCGAAAAGAACACGAAAGGGCCAGATGGAGTCAAAACAGGATTGGATCATATTAAGGCATTAGGTGTTACACATGTCCAATTCCTGCCAATATTCGATTTTAACAGCATTGATGAAACCAAGCTGGATCAATCGCAGTACAATTGGGGATATGATCCTAAAAATTATAATGTGCCGGAAGGATCTTATTCAACGGACCCTGCCGATCCTTATGATAGAATCATTGAACTGAAGACAATGATACAAACACTCCATGATAGCAAGCTCAGGATAATCATGGATGTAGTCTACAACCATGTATTCAGTGCAAGTCAATCCAATTTCCAAAAGTTGGTCCCAGGCTATTATTTCAGGTATAACGAAGACGGAACATTGGCCAATGGAACTGGTGTGGGAAATGACACAGCTTCCGAAAGAAAAATGATGAAAAAATTCATTGTCGATTCTGTATCCTATTGGGCCAAGGAATATCATATGGATGGATTCCGATTCGATCTAATGGGAATTCATGATACGGGAACGATGAATGCAGTGAGGGACGCATTGAATAAAATCGATCCAAGCATCATTATTCTTGGAGAAGGCTGGGACCTAAACACACCTTTGGATCCATCCTTGAAGGCGGACCAAAAAAATGCAGAAGATATGCCAGGAATCGCACACTTCAATGACAGTATCCGTGATGCATTAAAGGGAAGTGTATTCAATGACTTGGATACAGGGTTTGTCAATGGAAAACAAGGGGTAGAGGAGATCATGAAGGAAGGCATACAAGCGGGCATCAGCTATCCTGATGACATTGCCACTTACCGCGATCCCGAACAAGTAATTAACTATGTCGAAGCCCATGACAACCTGACACTATGGGATAAACTGAAGCTTACCAACCCAGAGGCTGATGAGGAGACCTTGAAGCAGATGCATAAGCTTGCATCATCCATCCTATTGACATCAGAGGGGATTCCTTTCATTCATGCTGGGCAGGAGTTCATGAGAACGAAGTATGGGGATCATAATAGCTATCAATCACCAGATTCCATAAATCAACTTGATTGGAGCAGGTGCAGAGAATTTAGTTCGGAAGTAGACTATGTAAAAGGCCTAATAGAGCTCCGGAAGCACTATAAATCATTCCGTATGACGACTGCAGGAGAAATAGAGAAACAATTGAAATTCATCCCTGCATCAAAAAATATTGTTGCATACTCATTAAATGCAAAAGCATTGCATGATAAGGCAAATGAGATTGTGGTCATTCACAATGCCAACCAAGAAGAGAAGACGGTAACACTTCCGTATAGCGGAACCTGGCATCTTCTCGTGAATGGAGAAAAATCAGGAATCCGAACAATAAAAATCATCCACGGCAATAAAGTGAATATTTCACCACTATCCACTTTTGTACTGAAAAGGTAATAGAAAAAAGTTGAGCAGGATTTTTTAGATGCGAATTCGTAAAGATTGTTGTTAAAAATCTTACTGCACATTTTAACGCCTAAATAGATGTTTAGCTCGTTGAAATATAGGATCCCGGCTCTTTTCTCGCTTATTCGGCCATTTTAAAGTTTAAAAATTAAATGGACAATCCTTTTTTAGTTGTTAAAGCAACAAAGTTTGAGAAAAGAGCCTTTCAGAAAAACGGCTGTGCACCATTGGAGCACAGCCTCTATTATGTATTAGACTTATCCAGCAAGTCCGTATTTTTTTCGACGATCGGTATATATTTGCCGCAAAACCCAAATGCCTTAATGATGACCTGGTGCCCGTCAATGGTTTCAAAGGTTTTCTCCACTGTATTAAAAATCAAATAACCGTTTTCTATGAAGCTGCTAGTTTGTATGATAGGCACACTATTATCCTCTGAGATAACTTGAGAACACTCATCATTTTGGCAGCTGACATGATAGTTGTCGGATAGCCAATGGTCAAAATCGGAGAGGGTAGGTCTAAGGTATATTGAAAAAATGAAAAAAATCAAGAGACAAAAGCCTATTATTTTTTTTGGCCAACGATTCATGGGATGTACCTCCAACTATGTACTTATAAAAAAATAACATAATTGAAAGAATTTCTCTATCATTCCCGTAATAGATTTCACTTATCATTCTTTTGTCCTATGTGATAGTTTTTTATTTCAATGTGCAAAAAGTGAAGGAGCTTCTAAATAAGAAGAGGGTAACCCAAAAATAGATCATTTGGGCCACCCTCTTCTTATTTATGCCATTCTAATCAATGGAATTGCTGAGAAAGATTAAATCTACTCCTTCCGCGGACGAATTGGTAAGCTTCCTCGCCTCGCTGAAGGGAGCTTGCAGGACATAGAATAGATTTCCTTAAATCAACACTGCACGAAGAAAATACGAATGTATTTTCGAGGAGTCTCGTAGATTCCCTCACAATCACCCAAAATCAAAATTCGAAAATAAAAAGAGAAGCTGACTAGAAAAGGTCATTGACAAATGCCTTTTGAGTCAGCTCCTTCTTTTTATATTATTACTTCATTCCGACCCAGACACTCTTGACTTCTGTATAATTGTCTAATGCATAGGAGCCCATTTCACGTCCGATGCCGGATTGTTTATAGCCCCCGAATGGAGAAGCTGCGTCAAATGCGTTGTAGCAATTGACCCAAACCGTACCTGCGCGGAGCTTGTTGGCAATGTAGTGGCCTTTGGCAATATCACGTGTCCAAACGCCTGCCGCTAATCCATATTCACTATTATTAGCGCGTTCGATCACTTCATCCAAATCTTCATAAGGCATTGCAGAAATGACAGGACCGAAGATTTCTTCCTTGGCAATCGTCATTTCGTCATTTACATCTGCAAAAATGGTTGGAGCAACAAAATAACCTTGTTCGGAAGGTTTAACCCCACCAGCCAATAGTTCTGCACCTTCGCTTAAGCCTTTTTCGATATAGCTCATGACCCGATTTTGCTGTTCTTGGGAAACTAGTGGTCCCATTTCAGTATCTTCATGCAGTCCGAAGCCTTGTTTAATGTTTTTAGCATGTGAAGCCATATCTGCAAGAACATTATCGAAATGTTTCTTTTGGATGAATACGCGAGACCCCGCACAGCATACTTGACCTTGGTTGAACATGACCCCGTTCAACGCACCAGGAATGGCTTTGGACATATCAGCATCTGGCAGGATGATGTTTGGAGATTTTCCGCCAAGTTCCAAAGTGACGCGCTTTAAATTTTTTGATGCGCGGCTCATGATTGTCTTTCCGACTTCAGTGGAACCGGTGAAGGCGATTTTATCCACAAGTGGATGATCGACCAATGGTTGTCCGGCAGTTTCGCCGAATCCAGGAACCACATTCAGTACGCCAGGCGGGAATCCAGCTTCTTCAGCTAATTCTGCAAGATAAAGTGCAGAAAGAGGAGTCTGTTCAGCTGGTTTTAAAACTACTGTACAGCCAGTAGCAAGTGCAGCACCGAGCTTCCACATCGCCATCAACAATGGGAAGTTCCACGGGATGATCTGGCCAACCACACCAACTGCTTCATGTCGAGTGTAGTTGAAGAATGGACCGGAAACAGGAATCGTTTGTCCCACAATTTTCGTTGACCATCCAGCATAATATCTCATATGTTCAATCGCTAATGGAATATCTGCGTTGGCAGTTTCACGGATCGGCTTTCCGTTGTCCAACGTTTCAAGTTGTGCTAGTTCATCTTTGTTTTCTTCCATTAAGTCAGCCAGCTTGTACATGATTCGACTGCGTTTAGCTGCACTCATTTTAGACCAAGGGCCTTCATCGAAAGCCTTTCTTGCAGCTTTTACGGCGCGATCGATATCTTCTGGGCCAGCTTCATATAATGTTGCCAGTACTTCCCCTGTGGCAGGGTTAGGGGTATCAAATGTTTTTTGATTTGCACTTTCGACAAATTCACCATTAATATACAATTTTTTTGTTCCTTGTAGAAACTCTTCAACCTTTTTGTTTACGTTCACCATTAATTGACTCATTTTTTTACCTCCCGATTGTGAAGTTTTATGTACGGCCTTAAGATGAATCGTACAAAATGCATAACGTTTTGATAACGCTTACATATTCCATCGTACTATTAATATTCGCAAAATTCAATGAATTTTTTTCGTCTTTATTAGCCAATACCCGATAAATTTTGAATATTTTCGACGAGAAAGCATAAAAAAACAGGCAAAAAGAAGCTGCCTGTTGGTCCTTTTTCTATTAGCCAAAAAATAAATCGAGGATATTTGACGCTGTGCTGGAATCTTTATTATAAAATTCACAGTACCCGCATTTTTTGCAATATACGACAAGGAATCGATTATTCTGAACATCGAACATTTTTGAAAGCCCGGTTCCGGTGGTTGCAATTTCCTTTTGGCCAGCGTCCTTGCTTCCACACTTAATGCACCCTTTTTCCGTCATTGTCATTTCCTCCTTCATAAGTCTGTAGTAAACTATACGAACAGCCTATGAAAAAGTTTCATTTATATTGCTATAGGTTGCTTGGAGTGAAAAAAGTAATTATACTAACAATTACAAAATGAAAAGAGAGGAAGTCATCAAATGATTCATTACGATTGGACAGAAAGACCAACATTAAAGAAAGTCAAATGCGTACATACAAATGCAGAAAAATATATGGTTAATAATGTATTGACAGAAGGAAACCTTTATGAAGTGAAAAATGAAACGGATGAATATTATTTCGTCATCGATAATAGCGGGAAAATAGGCGGTTTCTATAAGGAATATTTCCAGGACGCATAGAAATTATTAATAAATAGGAATAAACGGAGCTTTCTTGTCAAATCTTATTACATGTAAAAAGATAAGGTTGAATGGAGGAAGTCCACATGACAAATGCACAACAAGCAATCCAACAGGCTAAACAAGCACTGCAGCAAGCCCAGCAAAATACTTTTGGCTCTGTAGATCAACTTGAACGAGCAACAGCAGCCTTGAAAGAATGCATGAACTCAACTGAAGCAGGAGAAAAGGCAGATCAGCTAAGAGATATCCATAATGCTGTGCAGCAAGCCTGCAATGCATGCAAGGAGCCGCATAATCAACAAGCAATTGAAAATTCTGTACAGCAGGCGATGCGAGCTTGTGAACAAGCCGATACAATCGGCGGACAAGAAGGCAGCGAAACAACAATGTAAAGTAAAGAGACTGGTCCATTTATCCTGGGCCAGTCTTTATTTGTTCTTTTAGTTATTGTGCAGTATATCCTCCATCCAAAACAACTGCCTGTCCAGTCACGCCTTTCGCCTGATCACTGCATAAAAAGAGAGCGTAGTCCGCAATCTCTTTTGCAGAAATCAGTCTCTTTTGGGGAACCAACGGGTAAATCACTTCTTCGAAAACTTTCTCAACTGAGATTTTTCGGGTATCAGCAATTCCTTGCAGCTGCTTTTGGACGAGTGGTGTGTCAACATAGCCGGGGCATAGAGCATTTACTGTAATCCCGTTTGGTGCGCTTTCAAGAGCAGCAACCTTCGTTAACCCGATCACACCATGTTTTGCACTGTTATATGCGGCTTTTCCAGCAAAGCCAATCAGACCATTTATTGATGCCATATTGATGATTCGGCCGAAGCCTTGTTCTTTCATGACAGGAAGAACGTTTTTTATTGCTATGAATGGAGCCGTCAGCATGATTTTGATCATTTGTTCAAATTTTTCTGTTGGGAAGTCTTCAATGTCCGCTACGTATTGCAAGCCGGCATTGTTGATTAGCAAATCAATGGTTCCGTACGTTTGTTTGGCCATTTCCAATGCATTGATTATTTCTTCTTCTTTCATGACATTGCAGGCGATCCCTATCGCTTTAAATCCATCTGATTGTAAATCATTTGCAGCCTTAATCGCTGCTTGCTCGTTAATATCAGAAATCACCACATTAGCACCTGCGATTGCAAATTCTTTAGCGATTTCATAGCCGATTCCACTGGCAGCCCCCGTGATAAAAGCTGTTCGGTCCTTCATGTTCATTTTTATTCCCCCAAAACATTTATTATTGACTTATACAAGTGTAATCCTAAGAAAAATATAAGTAAAATACATATAATAAATACCAATGATAACTGTTAGTTATAGGAGTGATAAAAATGGACATCAAACATTTAACATATTTTATAGAGGTGGCAAAGCAAAAGAACTTTACAAAAGCTTCTCATATCCTGCATATTTCCCAACCAGCATTAAGTAAAATGATCAAAAACCTAGAGGCGGAACTTGATGTGACTTTAATCGACCGTACATATAAGAAAATGGAACTGACCGATGCCGGCAAAGTGGTTTATGAGAAAGGAGTGAAGGTTGTTCAATTTATGGCTGATTTGGACCAATCCTTATATGATGTCATCAATTTGAAGAAGGGAACCATAAAAATCGGTCTTCCTCCAATCATTGGCTCACTTTTTTTCCCTGGGATCATGGCTGATTTTCGAAAGAAATATCCGGATGTAGTGATAAAGATTATGGAATTTGGTGCGAAAAAAGTAGAGGACAGCATTGAAGAGGGCCTGATTGATATCGGAGTCGTCCCTCTGCCTGTTAAGGATGATATTTTTGATCAAATTCCATTTCTGAAGGAAGGGATGAGCGTTATTGTCCATGAGTCACATCCACTATCAAAAAGGGATTTCATCCATTTGAAGGAAGTTTCACATGAGAATTTCATCTTATTCAATGAAGATTTTGCATTGCATGATTTAATTATCCAGGCATGTATCAAAGAAGGTTTTTATCCAGAAATCGTGCTTGAAAGTTCGCAGTGGGATTTTCTTGTAGAAATGGTTGCGGTAAATATAGGGATTACTATCCTTCCGAATTCCATTTCTGAAAAGATTGATCTCCCTGCCATTAAAATAGTTCCTTTAAAGCCAGCTTCTCTTCTCTGGGAACTATCTGTAATCATGAAAAAAAACAGGTATGTTCCTTACGTAGGTAAAGCATTTATAGAAGAAATCAAGAATTGGAAACAAGGACTGCCATCATAGCCTAAAGTTATAATAATGATAAAGAATATATATTTTACTCATCTTTAATCCCAGGTGTATAGTATGAATTGCATCAAGATATAAGGAGGAGTCGGAAATGAATAACGACAGATATCAAAAAGGATTAAATAAATTAATGGAATATACAACAGAAGGAAATGAAAAAGTTTCGACGCATTTGAAAATTGTCGATGATCTAAAAGACCTTGCCCCTGATGTCGGAAACTTTATCATTGAATTCGCATATGGTGAGATTTATACAAGACCTGTACTGGATAATCAACAACGGGCATTGATCGTGATTTCTTCCCTTGCCACACAAGGGACAGAACCGCAGCTGGAGCTCCATATCAATACAGGCTTAACATCGGGATTATCTCCTAATATGATAGTGGAATCTATTATACAATTAATTCCTTATACTGGTTTCCCAAGAGTTTTGAATGCATTGCGCGTTGCTAAAAAGGTATTTGCTGAAAGAGATCTGTATCAAGCAAAAGAAGCCTAGTATCGATGAAAAGTGTATGGATGATCATACTTCAGATCATTTTCATCAATTTCTTTTATCTGAGCGGTATTTCTTTGTCAAGTTGGCTGCGTTTACCGATTCCTGGTAGCATGGTTGGCCTGGTCTTACTGTTTGTCTGTTTGAAAATGAAAATTATCAAGATGAAATGGGTTGAAAAAGGGGCTAAATGGCTTGCGGCAGAGCTCCTTTTATTTTTTATCCCATCTTCCGCTGCAGGGATTGCCGGATTTCCGGATGCACTAAGCCTATCTAGTCTGAGGATTATATTCATTATCTTATTAAGCACCTTAATGGTCATGGGAGTTACAGGTGTAGTTGCTGAATTCATTCACAAGAAGAGGAATAGGAATCTTTTATGATATGGTTCGTTCTCGCAATCACTTTATACTATTTGACAAAAAGTATATATATAAAGTATAAAAATCCTTTATTAAATCCACTTATACTTTGCCCAAGCATACTTGCTTTTGTCATTATGATGTCTTGGGTTCCCGCTAAGGAATTCAGCACTGGGACAAAGTCGATCAGCTACTTGCTCGGACCGGCAACAGTATCTTTTGCCGTGCCTGTATATAGGCACTTGGACTTGATCAAGAAATATGCAATTGAATTGATGCTGAGTGTTGCAGCAGGTTCGATCACTGCGGTTATGACCTCTTTTCTCTTAAGCAAGTGGATCCATTTTTCCAGTCAAATGGAGAGCACCATGATTCCCCGATCCATAACGACACCTATTGCCATGGATGTTTCAAAGACGTTAGGCGGCATTCCCACTTTGACGGCCGCTTTCGTCATTTGCACTGGAATCATAGGTTCCATTGTTGGTCCTATTGTCATTCGCATGTGTGCCATTAAAACCCCCATTGCAAAAGGTGTACTGCTAGGGATGGGCGCCCATGGAGCCGGTACATCAAAGGCTTTTGAAATAGGGACAGTGGAAGGGTCAATTTCGAGTATTGCCATGATCCTCGGCGCCCTTGCTACCATTGTCTGGGCATATATTTGGATTCCATTGCTGCTTTCATAATCATTTACACTGGAAGAATTTCAGATGTTATTATAATAGAAGAAATAACTTTCAGGAGGGAAACCAATGCTTGATATTAAATTGCCGAAAGAGCAAAAACAACTTCTAATCGGGAGGATTCAAACCTATTTTTACGAAGACCGGGGTGAAGAAATAGGCGATCTTGCTGCAGAGAACTTTTTTCATTTCATCCTTAAGGAGTTTGGTCCATTTATTTATAATCAGGGAGTACAGGATTCAAAGTTCGTCCTTGAACAAAAAATGGAGAACCTAGATGAGGACCTGGAAGCTTTGAAAAGAATTCCAATGCGATAATGAAGACTTGGTAAAAACGTTTGGTTCACAAAATGTGATCCAAACGTTTTTTTTGTGGTCAAAGCAAAAGAAAGAGGAAAAATGACGAATCATGTCGAATATTTTAGTAAGGACTTAAAGAAAGGAGGAATGAATTAAAGGTATACGTAGACCCCATTTTTTAATCTTCTTGAACACACATTGAATAGTGGAGGGATCAATATGGAATCCTTGCCGACTGACAAAATGCCCCCAGTGACACCGTATACAATCAACCCGGAATTTTTCAACCCTGACCTCGCTAGTGCCTTTTACCGCCGAATCATTGAAATGATCCATATGTTTGAAGCTGAATTGGATGAAACGGAGGAAATCGGAATCAGGCTTGTATCATTCGGCCATTCGATCCAATTTCATATAGAGGATGTCAGCTATTACAACCCAAGCCTGATTACGTTTATCGGCAAGCTCGGGGATGGGGCGAAAGTAAAACTCGTTCAGCATGTAAGCCAAATAAGCTTCCTGTTGATGGCATTGCCGAAGCGCACAGAAAATGCAGCACCGAGAAGGATAGGATTTACTTTGAAAGAAAGTTTGGAAGAATAAGAAGAGGTGGGATTAAGTGGTGGGAGCGAGACTCGAGTCTCAGAACTGAACCGTTGGTCATTTCGAAAAACCCCGGACCAAAGCGAAGAGGCTCACCGGCCGTCCCTCCGAAAGCGAGCATCCTTCCGCGCCGATTAACATGGCACAACCTTTGATGAATAGCAACAAAAAACGTTAGATAAGATCCATAAAAAAAGAGAATGGAAAGATCCATTCTCTTTTGCATATCATCACAGTTAATTATTTTGAAGTAGTCGTTTCTGGCTTATTTTGATATATCTTCTTGGCAATCAACGTTTGTGCTACCAAGAAAACCCCTCCTACTGCCCAATAGAGTGCAAGGGCTGCTGGAGCACTGAAGGATATGACCAAAATCATGATTGGGGAAAGCAATGTCATGAACTTCATTTGTTTTTGCTGTTCCTCTGTCATACCGACCATCGTCACTCGGGACTGGAAGAAGTATGCAATTCCTGCCAGGATGGCCATCGGAATATCAGGTTGTCCAAGGTTGAACCAAAGGAAACTATGTGTAGCAATTTCATGGGAGCTTCGGATGGCATAATATAATCCCATCCAGATCGGCATTTGGATCAGGATAGGCAAACAGCCCATATTTAATGGATTGACGCCGTGCTTTTTATAAAGTCCCATCATTTCAGCTTGAAGCTCTTTTTGCTTGGCTGGGTCTTTTTCCTGTTTCAGTCTCTTTTGAACCTTATCCAACTCAGGCTTCATGACTGCCATTTTGTCTTTCATCTGCTGCTGGTTTTTATAGGTTTTCAATGTAAGCGGCAAAAGTATAGACCTAATCAAAAGAGTAATGATGATGATGGCAATTCCATAGCTTCCTGCTGTAAAGTCTGCAATCATCTTGATGGCTTCAGCAAATGGGGAAACCAATGATTTATGAAAGAAGCTATCATTATTGGTAGCTGCTGAGCAAGCTGATAATAAAAATGTAGATCCTGCTAACATTAAAATAGTAATAAGACGTTTCAAAATATATCCTCCTCAAATTATCTTTCAGTTGTTAGTATGAGTAGAGAAGGAGCAAATGATCATCTTGATCATCATTCGGCCGCTCTTTCCTTTTAACCGTTTTCAATATCCACATAATAACAGGCGTATAAACCGTTGATTTCAGGTTCTCAGTCTTGGATTCCGATTTGAATGAACCAGAAACTGTTGGACGTACGCCATCTTGTGTGATAGGTTGATCAATAAACCAACGCCATGTTTTAAAGACGGTGAAGCTAAAAATAATACTTACATAAAAGGAATACACGACCGGATCACTTGTCAATTCGAACAAATAGTCCATTTCCGTTCGCCACCTTCAATCTTGTCTGTTTGAGTATAGCTTATTTTTATTCCATTCTCAAATTCTTTTTCAACAATCATACGAAAAATTCATATAAAAGTTTCAAGTATTTCATAATTTCTTCAATATTGGCTCTGTTAAACACCGCTGTTAATTTCCAGGCAAGCCCTCCTCGATTGGCTGCGGGGCATCACCTGTCTTGCTCTGGGGCTTAGGGGCTCGAGGTCATAAGCCGATTCTGTCAAAAAGGCAAAGGATGCCTTTCAGTCAGATTGGTCTTATGCTTGTCGCCCCTAGGCAAAGCCCCGCCGCTTTTCGAATTGTCCCGCTAATCCCGCCGGAGTCTTCGTCTTGCACTCCAATCAACAGCTGGAAACAGGCTAATATCAACACCAAGCTTTAACAGAGGCTCAATATTATTAATAAAATACTTTTTTCATAAGGAGTGTTGTTTTCAAAAATTTTTCTTAATGATAATACATCACCTAGTATTGATTGATGGACCAGCCTGCAGCGAGAATCAACTGTGAAAAAGCTTAATAATAATGTAAGCGGAGTGAGAGCGTTGAGCCAAAAAAATCATTTGATTTATCCCATATTGGAAAACGAAGCAAGCATCGAGTTTCAAATTGTAAGCAAGAATAACATCTTGTCCAAACATGCGGTCCGATTCACTGTGAAATTTAACGAAGAACGCGACGGTGATCGGTATAAGAGTACTATTTTCCTTAATAATCTACATTTAAAAATCGAAAAAAACAAAAATTCCTTTTTGATACATATTGTTCCGAAAGTCGATTTAGAACCAAAACTGATTAAACAACGAAGTCTAATCTCAAATCCTTCTTTCTTTTTGCCCTTGGCATATTCCTGCAACGTCTCGATGGCCATCATGGGCAAACGACAAGTTGATCAATATATGGCTGCGGTTTCTGAAGCATTAAAAACATTTATTAAAGAAACGATAATGAATAACTAGTCCGTAAGGTTTGCATTGAAAACGGTTAACAAGATAAAATACCCCATGTCAATAATGAATCGTAGAGAGGAATAGGATTTATGAATATACAAACAGAAATTCAAGAATTAGTAAATGATAGAAGAAAAAAATTCAGCCAATCCATTGATAATGGCCTGGTTGGAAATAGTGGATATAAAGCTGCCGAAGAATCCATTTTGATCGATGCCATCACTGCATTGGCTATCGGGAAGAATGTCCTTTTGAAAGGGCCGACGGGTTCCGGGAAAACCAAATTAGCCGAAACATTGTCCAATTTATTCAAGCAGCCGATGCACAGCATCAACTGTTCGGTGGATTTAGATGCAGAAGCGATGCTGGGTTATAAGACAATCAGTCATAAGGAAGGGGTAAGCGGGATAGAGTTTATCGAAGGTCCTGTCATCAAAGCGATGAAAAAAGGCCATCTTTTATATATAGATGAAATCAACATGGCCAAGCCTGAGACTTTGCCTATATTAAACGGTGTCCTCGATTACCGCAGGACAATCACCAACCCATTCACCGGGGAAGTCATTACAGCAGACGGAAGCTTTGGAGTAGTTGCAGCCATCAATGAAGGTTATGTTGGAACAGTTCCGTTAAATGAAGCGCTTAAAAATAGGTTTGTCATTATCGAAGTGCCTTATATTCAACGGGAAGTGCTTAAGGAGGTTCTTCAACAGCAAAGCAGGCTGCAAGATCCCAAACTGATTGATAAGTTCGTCACCCTGTCCAGTGACCTGATCATCCAAGTCAATAATGGACAAGTTTCAGAAGAGGCCGCATCCATCCGCGCCTTGATCGACGCATGTGATTTAGCGGTATACCTTCCGCCATTAAGGGCCATCCAACGTGGAATCGTTGATAAGGTGGAGGATGAAAGAGAAAGAGCAGCCATCTATAATATTGCCCAGACGCTGTTTGAGTGAGGGAATGGCCATGCAGCGATTCATACAATTCAATGATGAAAAAATAGATTCCATGCTATTCATGGAATTGACCGATTTGGCAAAGACGTTGGCAAAAGACGAAGAATATGAAGTTGAGTTCGGTGTGCAGTCATATTTGGATTTAATTGGTAAAAAAGTATATGTAAGCCACTTCTGGAATCATCGGACGCAAGATGAAATTTGGGCAGGAATGAAGAGCGATGTATTCTT is a window of Falsibacillus albus DNA encoding:
- the pulA gene encoding type I pullulanase codes for the protein MKLRMLKVVFSLLVMSVMLLGNFFNPIMQAVAQTDSTKIIIHYQEAPDNQKDWNLWVWPEGGDGAKYDFTGEDAYGKVAEVEVSGIHQKIGFIVRTDSWDKDGGDRWIDTSSGVGEVWVKAGDDQTYTAPPDGEYRDIPSYQHIKVKIHYHRYDQNYDGWNLWVWNPEHDGQKVNFDAMDDYGKVAEVELNDPDGIEKLGFIVRKSTEGNDWASKDIDHDRYITRFDADGTAEVWLVQGQETIYENQGFVNLNPAITHASIDAFNQITLETNVPFSLKDAADQIKIEGADIERVASFDDNLTDLTNKIKIFTKEDLDLTKSYTLLFNDFGTRAITVGKVVRSDEFDQKYFYDGWLGNQYDKKETKFTLWAPTASEAMLAVYPDAASAETKEIPMSSGENGTWKAALKGNQDGLVYTYKVKIGGVWTEAVDPYARAVTINGDRGVVVDLSKTNPDHWNNHKPELIHPEDAIIYEAHVRDLSISPNSGIQHKGKFLGVAEKNTKGPDGVKTGLDHIKALGVTHVQFLPIFDFNSIDETKLDQSQYNWGYDPKNYNVPEGSYSTDPADPYDRIIELKTMIQTLHDSKLRIIMDVVYNHVFSASQSNFQKLVPGYYFRYNEDGTLANGTGVGNDTASERKMMKKFIVDSVSYWAKEYHMDGFRFDLMGIHDTGTMNAVRDALNKIDPSIIILGEGWDLNTPLDPSLKADQKNAEDMPGIAHFNDSIRDALKGSVFNDLDTGFVNGKQGVEEIMKEGIQAGISYPDDIATYRDPEQVINYVEAHDNLTLWDKLKLTNPEADEETLKQMHKLASSILLTSEGIPFIHAGQEFMRTKYGDHNSYQSPDSINQLDWSRCREFSSEVDYVKGLIELRKHYKSFRMTTAGEIEKQLKFIPASKNIVAYSLNAKALHDKANEIVVIHNANQEEKTVTLPYSGTWHLLVNGEKSGIRTIKIIHGNKVNISPLSTFVLKR
- a CDS encoding aldehyde dehydrogenase family protein: MSQLMVNVNKKVEEFLQGTKKLYINGEFVESANQKTFDTPNPATGEVLATLYEAGPEDIDRAVKAARKAFDEGPWSKMSAAKRSRIMYKLADLMEENKDELAQLETLDNGKPIRETANADIPLAIEHMRYYAGWSTKIVGQTIPVSGPFFNYTRHEAVGVVGQIIPWNFPLLMAMWKLGAALATGCTVVLKPAEQTPLSALYLAELAEEAGFPPGVLNVVPGFGETAGQPLVDHPLVDKIAFTGSTEVGKTIMSRASKNLKRVTLELGGKSPNIILPDADMSKAIPGALNGVMFNQGQVCCAGSRVFIQKKHFDNVLADMASHAKNIKQGFGLHEDTEMGPLVSQEQQNRVMSYIEKGLSEGAELLAGGVKPSEQGYFVAPTIFADVNDEMTIAKEEIFGPVISAMPYEDLDEVIERANNSEYGLAAGVWTRDIAKGHYIANKLRAGTVWVNCYNAFDAASPFGGYKQSGIGREMGSYALDNYTEVKSVWVGMK
- a CDS encoding zinc ribbon domain-containing protein, whose product is MTEKGCIKCGSKDAGQKEIATTGTGLSKMFDVQNNRFLVVYCKKCGYCEFYNKDSSTASNILDLFFG
- a CDS encoding DUF6501 family protein, yielding MIHYDWTERPTLKKVKCVHTNAEKYMVNNVLTEGNLYEVKNETDEYYFVIDNSGKIGGFYKEYFQDA
- a CDS encoding 3-hydroxybutyrate dehydrogenase, whose translation is MNMKDRTAFITGAASGIGYEIAKEFAIAGANVVISDINEQAAIKAANDLQSDGFKAIGIACNVMKEEEIINALEMAKQTYGTIDLLINNAGLQYVADIEDFPTEKFEQMIKIMLTAPFIAIKNVLPVMKEQGFGRIINMASINGLIGFAGKAAYNSAKHGVIGLTKVAALESAPNGITVNALCPGYVDTPLVQKQLQGIADTRKISVEKVFEEVIYPLVPQKRLISAKEIADYALFLCSDQAKGVTGQAVVLDGGYTAQ
- a CDS encoding LysR family transcriptional regulator, whose amino-acid sequence is MDIKHLTYFIEVAKQKNFTKASHILHISQPALSKMIKNLEAELDVTLIDRTYKKMELTDAGKVVYEKGVKVVQFMADLDQSLYDVINLKKGTIKIGLPPIIGSLFFPGIMADFRKKYPDVVIKIMEFGAKKVEDSIEEGLIDIGVVPLPVKDDIFDQIPFLKEGMSVIVHESHPLSKRDFIHLKEVSHENFILFNEDFALHDLIIQACIKEGFYPEIVLESSQWDFLVEMVAVNIGITILPNSISEKIDLPAIKIVPLKPASLLWELSVIMKKNRYVPYVGKAFIEEIKNWKQGLPS